One Buteo buteo chromosome 32, bButBut1.hap1.1, whole genome shotgun sequence DNA segment encodes these proteins:
- the MGAT1 gene encoding alpha-1,3-mannosyl-glycoprotein 2-beta-N-acetylglucosaminyltransferase, which yields MLKKSSLVLWGAALFIAWNGLLLLFLWSRPASPGEGDRLTAEVIRLAQDAESELERQKELLRQIHRYSGLWGGRRRGVQITPKPPPPPPSPAPPRLTDPASTVLPVLVMACDRSTVRRCLDKLLRYRPSAQRFPVIVSQDCGHAETARVIASYGDAVAHIRQPDLSDIPVPAEHRKFQGYYKIARHYRWALGQVFRTFRYRAAIVVEDDLEVAPDFFEYFQAAFPLLLADRSLWCVSAWNDNGKEQMVDVGQAELLYRTDFFPGLGWLLLAELWDELEPKWPRAFWDDWMRQPEQRRDRSCVRPEVSRTMTFGRKGVSHGQFFDQYLKFIKLNDRFVPFTQLDLSYLKKEEYERSFLPKVYAAPEVRVEELQGNRRRELGAVRLQYSGRDSFKAFAKALGLMDDLKSGVPRAGYRGIVSFVYRGRRVYLAPPSDWTGYDPSWS from the coding sequence ATGCTGAAGAAGAGCAGCTTGGTGTTGTGGGGGGCGGCGCTCTTCATCGCCTGGAacggcctcctcctcctcttcctctggaGCCGCCCGGCCTCCCCCGGCGAAGGCGACCGGCTGACGGCAGAAGTGATTCGTTTGGCGCAAGATGCTGAAAGCGAACTGGAACGGCAAAAAGAACTCCTGCGCCAAATTCACCGCTACAGCGGGTTGTGGGGGGGGCGGCGACGCGGGGTTCAAATcacccccaaacctccccccccgccgccctccccggcgCCACCGCGACTCACCGATCCCGCCAGCACGGTGTTACCGGTGTTGGTGATGGCTTGCGACCGCAGCACCGTCCGTCGGTGTTTGGATAAACTCTTACGTTACCGACCTTCGGCCCAACGTTTCCCCGTTATCGTCAGCCAGGATTGCGGTCACGCTGAAACGGCTCGTGTCATCGCCTCCTACGGCGACGCCGTGGCTCATATCCGACAACCCGATCTCAGCGATATCCCAGTGCCGGCAGAACACCGTAAATTCCAAGGTTATTATAAAATCGCTCGGCATTATCGTTGGGCGTTGGGACAGGTTTTCCGGACTTTCCGTTACCGTGCCGCCATTGTGGTAGAGGATGACTTAGAAGTCGCTCCGGATTTTTTTGAGTATTTCCAAGCGGCATTCCCGCTCCTCCTTGCTGATCGCAGCCTCTGGTGCGTCTCCGCGTGGAACGACAACGGGAAAGAGCAAATGGTGGATGTTGGACAAGCCGAATTGCTTTACcggactgatttttttcctggtcttGGTTGGTTGCTTTTGGCCGAACTTTGGGATGAACTTGAACCCAAATGGCCACGAGCTTTTTGGGACGATTGGATGCGTCAACCCGAACAACGCCGAGATCGTTCCTGCGTCCGCCCCGAAGTCTCCCGTACGATGACGTTCGGTCGTAAAGGAGTGAGCCACGGGCAATTTTTCgatcaatatttaaaatttatcaaACTTAACGACCGTTTCGTGCCTTTTACCCAACTGGATCTTTCTTACCTCAAAAAGGAAGAGTACGAACGTTCTTTTCTCCCCAAGGTTTACGCTGCGCCGGAGGTGAGGGTGGAGGAGCTCCAAGGCAACCGGCGGCGGGAGCTCGGTGCTGTCCGCCTGCAGTACAGCGGCCGCGATTCCTTCAAAGCCTTCGCCAAAGCCCTGGGGCTGATGGACGACCTCAAATCTGGCGTCCCCCGCGCCGGTTATCGTGGCATCGTCAGCTTCGTCTATCGGGGACGTCGCGTTTATCTCGCGCCTCCTTCGGACTGGACAGGTTATGATCCCAGTTGGAGTTAG
- the POLR1H gene encoding DNA-directed RNA polymerase I subunit RPA12, which yields MELPPSCFQSCLDFCPECGSVLPRPGPRSTICCPRCGFTLHTDDFEGKTIRSAIEFNRLEPVAGRGSDPAPHLEGPLVERRCPRCGHEGMAYRTRQMRSADEGQTVFYTCPHCRFQEKEDS from the exons atggaGCTGCCCCCCTCCTGCTTCCAGTCCTGCCTGGATTTCTGCCCCGAATGCGGCTCCGTCctgccccggccgggcccccgcAGCACCATCTGCTGCCCCCGCTGCGGTTTCACCCTCCACACCGATG ATTTTGAGGGTAAAACCATCCGCAGCGCCATCGAGTTCAACCGGTTAGAGCCGGTGGCGGGGCGGGGGTCGGATCCTGCGCCCCACCTCGAGGGGCCCCTg GTGGAACGGCGGTGCCCCCGCTGCGGGCACGAGGGCATGGCGTACCGCACCCGGCAGATGCGCTCGGCCGACGAGGGTCAGACCGTTTTCTACACCTGCCCCCACTGCCG GTTTCAGGAGAAGGAGGATTCGTGA
- the PPP1R11 gene encoding E3 ubiquitin-protein ligase PPP1R11 yields the protein MAEAADSGGCGTATVIETGAAEPENRSLTLKLRKRKPDKKVEWSSDTVDNEHLGRRSSKCCCIYEKPRAFGESSTESEEEEEEEEEAAVATTRGGDEGCGHLHCVRGHKRGRGRRGGAGGGLPGAGGGPQALPPGPPAPMEH from the exons ATGGCGGAGGCGGCGGACAGCGGCGGCTGCGGAACCGCCACCGTCATCGAGACCGGCGCCGCCGAGCCG GAGAACCGCAGCCTGACCCTGAAGCTGCGCAAGCGGAAGCCGGACAAGAAAGTCGAGTGGTCGAGTGACACCGTCGACAACGAGCACCTTGGCCGCCGCTCCTCCAAGT gctgctgtATCTATGAGAAGCCGCGGGCGTTCGGGGAGAGCTCGACAGAGagcgaggaggaagaggaggaggaagaggaagcgGCGGTGGCGACGACGAGGGGGGGGGACGAAGGCTGCGGTCACCTCCACTGCGTCCGGGGTCATAAACGGGgacgggggcggcgggggggggctggggggggcctaccgggggccgggggggggccccaAGCACTGCCCCCCGGGCCCCCTGCCCCTATGGAGCACTGA